CATGGCCACGATAAACCCTGCAAAAGCGCCCTGGAACACCCGAATGATTAAAATCCAGCACAGAGAGTTCACAAAAATCATAGCCAGTTGGCTAAATACTAAAGCCCAAGCGGCACGCATGAGCATGAGCTTATAACCGTAACGATCCGCAGCACGCCCCCAAATCGGTGTCATAATAATATTTGCAAGCATAGGAAGTACCAAACTGAGCATGCTGTAAAATACTGCATTCTGCCGTGATAACTCGTCCTGTGAGGCAATCAACAAGGATAAAAAAGGGTTTGTCATTTCTAAAGCCAAAATCATAAAAAATTGACTGATTAAGAGAAGCGACTGCATTGATTTAGGCATAAGCTCTGCTCAAAGGATTTCGAATCATAGAGTAAAGATCTTGGTCTTGATCTTCATGGAGTCGCATAGCAAGCAAACATTTTTGCTGCCAAGGTTCAACAAGTAATTGTTGGCGATACCAATGATGGATTCGAGGCTCAATTTCTGGTCGCAATTCTTCTAACAGATGATCTATAATTTGGCGTATCTTTCCCCACAGCATCGATTTAGGAAGCTTATAATCCACACTCAAGCAGTCAATCCCATAAGCCAAATTACTCAGTAAATTACCGTGTATGAATTTATAGGTTAACTCATTTAACCCAGAGCAAGTTATTGTGGAATCAGGATGTAATGCTGGTTTTGCTACCCTATCATAGAATACGTGAGTACAAATTTTTATACCGCCCAAGTCACGCAGTACAAGACCCGAAGGACGATGTGCTTGAAAAATAACCAAAGTATTTTGTTGGTGAGCCTCTAAGGCAATTCCATAACATAATAATAAGTGCAGTTGACTTGCCAAAACACACCGGCAATAGTCCATAAAGTAACCTATTGGAGTACTTTGACTAAGCTCAATAAGTTCACTAAATAATGATTTTTGACTTAGTGGTGAACGTTTAAAGAGCGATGCAAGCGGCACCAGTTTCTGGTTTAATCGGAGCCATTGCAAAGGATTTTCACGGACTATAAGACCAAAATGTTTTTTTTCGTCATGAGGAATAGATGAATGTATCGCGTTGATCCCCGCTAAATCCCGAGCTAAAAATAATTGGCCCTTATAATATTGATTTTGTGTCAGTAACTCATTAATCCATTGCGAGAGTGCAGACGAGTTATTTACCGAGGCAGGAGAAACAGTACGCAATGATGAAGTAGTATGAACACCCACTGCTAATTTAAGATGAGGACCATGTTTTGTAAGAGGCATCATCGTTCTAAATGACATCGATGGTTTGGTTTGTTGATGGATTGGGTTGAGTATAAATTGATGCTCATCAAATAAAGAGTTGACTACTGTTTGTAATTTATTAGTCCACTGCCAAGGATGGATAGGGAATGGGTAATAATCTTCTGGCTTCAATTTCTTTAATCGTAACGCTTCACTCCACAAGCTATATTCCTTGGAAAAATGATTACTAAACAGCCAATGAAAAGCAGACTTAGATGTTGAAATAAATGCAAGGGAGTGGTGAATGGCAGCCCAACCGATGGTTACTTCAGAGTTAAATTCCGGAGAATATTGCACAACCTCTTTACGATTAAATCCTATTTTGGCACGAAAATTGGGATGAGATGGATGCCCCATGCAACCCCATTGTTCTAAGAAATTAAGTATTTGTTGCTGACTGGAGTGTTCAGTTAACCAAGACCATAAACTTGCATATCCTTTGGCCTGCCGCCGAATTGTTTTATGCCATTGGTACTGATACGCAAGAGCTAAGGCTTGATTTGCAATACTTTCATTTAATTCTTCATGTAATGAATGCCAATGTTTGAATTGAGTTGTTTTATTTTCAGAATAAATTCTCAGAAGATCAAGATAAGTAGTAATGGAGTGACTCGTTATTTTTTTATCGATTAATCCTTCTGAAATGGCAGATCTTCGTAATCGATTAAAACACTGTTGATAAGATGCGAAAAGAAAATGTCCCATTTGTTTGGATGAAATAGGAAGATCAGTATTCGTTAACAAGGAACATAATTGGAAATTTAGTTCGCTAGCATAAGAATTCGATAAAATCATATATACCACCCTCTTTATTATCTTTCGATTAAAGTTGTTACTCTTAGAAACAACGTTCTAATTAGGAATCCGTTGAGAACAACAAAATGAGAATCATTATCATTTACAATATAAACGATAATGATTCTCATTTGCAATAATTAAAATGGGATTATTTAGGAGGATGGGGATTAAGTCATTTTGAATATAGTGCAGTAAAGAAAGTTCTAGAAGTTTAAAATGAGTTGCAAAGCAAATGTATTTACTTTGGCAGATGTACCCCAAATAGTTTTATTTAAACCTGATGCTTCGTCTTTGGAACTGTATTCATAATCTTTGAAATACTGAAATTGCACTGTAAGATAATCTTTAGGATAGGCCGAAAGTCCAACACCAATTCGTTGTTTGGGTATTCGTAAAGCTAAAGCCTCATAGGAATAATCATAAAATCCAATCAGTTTCCCCTGCATTTTTTTTATCCTCACGTCATAACTGCTTTGAATACTAAAGGCTTGGGGTTTTGCTCCTTCATTATTGTAACTGAGTTCTGAGTTTTGGAATGACTGAAGTGCTGTAACATAGGTTAAATAGGCGCCCATTTTTTTATAGTTCAAATTTATATAAGCAGCAAAACCGGGAACTTTACTGCGAATTGTGCGTCTTAAAAAACCCCCAAAACCTTTGTTGTATTGGAAAAGCTGACTCTCGGCTAAAGAATGGAGATAACTGCCACCTATATCATAATTTTTTTTATGTGTCCCTATATTTAAATTGTAATAAGGAAGATTAGATGAACGGACGCGTGTATATGGAGAAAACAAAGAGACGTTCATGTAATATTCTGAGTCGTACCCCATTGCTGCAACTAATTCATTAGTTTGCCCTAAAGCTTTAGTTAAAGGTTTGTAAATTAGCTCATTTTTATAATTACCAAAAGCAATCCATTTTTTCCCTCCCTCAAGATACCAATGTGAATGGGGATTTTTAAATTCGTTATACAGTTGATCAAAATAAAATTGAGGATTAATGGGAGTGGGTAATGTATTATAAATTAGTAATCCTTTCACCTTAGTCCAATCGTTCATCTGAATTTCAGAACCGAGTTTAATATTTGATAATTGCTGATTAAGTAAATATCTTTCTCCCTGAACTGCCGAATTGGTCGCATTAAAATATATATGCCCCTCATAGGAGAACCGCTTCGGATGCATTTGGAATAGTGCCGATTGTGCAAATACATTCAACGGAATCAGCAAAATTGCAGCAAAGATTGCACTTATCTTAATCATAATTAATAAAAATAGAGAAACACTGTACACATCCTAATTGATAATGATTATCATTATCAATTAGGATGTGTACAAATAGAGCTGAATTCTCAGTCTTTCACTTAAATTATTAGGAATGTTTGCACTGCAGTGTATGGAGAAGGGTTTTAAGAGCCTCAGATTGATTCTTGATAAATTATCGCCTATCAAAC
The DNA window shown above is from Legionella sp. PC997 and carries:
- a CDS encoding IucA/IucC family siderophore biosynthesis protein; protein product: MILSNSYASELNFQLCSLLTNTDLPISSKQMGHFLFASYQQCFNRLRRSAISEGLIDKKITSHSITTYLDLLRIYSENKTTQFKHWHSLHEELNESIANQALALAYQYQWHKTIRRQAKGYASLWSWLTEHSSQQQILNFLEQWGCMGHPSHPNFRAKIGFNRKEVVQYSPEFNSEVTIGWAAIHHSLAFISTSKSAFHWLFSNHFSKEYSLWSEALRLKKLKPEDYYPFPIHPWQWTNKLQTVVNSLFDEHQFILNPIHQQTKPSMSFRTMMPLTKHGPHLKLAVGVHTTSSLRTVSPASVNNSSALSQWINELLTQNQYYKGQLFLARDLAGINAIHSSIPHDEKKHFGLIVRENPLQWLRLNQKLVPLASLFKRSPLSQKSLFSELIELSQSTPIGYFMDYCRCVLASQLHLLLCYGIALEAHQQNTLVIFQAHRPSGLVLRDLGGIKICTHVFYDRVAKPALHPDSTITCSGLNELTYKFIHGNLLSNLAYGIDCLSVDYKLPKSMLWGKIRQIIDHLLEELRPEIEPRIHHWYRQQLLVEPWQQKCLLAMRLHEDQDQDLYSMIRNPLSRAYA
- a CDS encoding LbtU family siderophore porin; amino-acid sequence: MIKISAIFAAILLIPLNVFAQSALFQMHPKRFSYEGHIYFNATNSAVQGERYLLNQQLSNIKLGSEIQMNDWTKVKGLLIYNTLPTPINPQFYFDQLYNEFKNPHSHWYLEGGKKWIAFGNYKNELIYKPLTKALGQTNELVAAMGYDSEYYMNVSLFSPYTRVRSSNLPYYNLNIGTHKKNYDIGGSYLHSLAESQLFQYNKGFGGFLRRTIRSKVPGFAAYINLNYKKMGAYLTYVTALQSFQNSELSYNNEGAKPQAFSIQSSYDVRIKKMQGKLIGFYDYSYEALALRIPKQRIGVGLSAYPKDYLTVQFQYFKDYEYSSKDEASGLNKTIWGTSAKVNTFALQLILNF